The window tgtatttcatgttgtttgtttttgcagCTACACTCCAATCAAATTGAATGGTACGATGATTAATGAAAACTATTGTGATCAATTAACTATGAGGTTTGCATTTTGGACAATCGTTTCGTACTATATCATCTGtggtgtcgtgtgtgtctgcgttTGTGGAGCTGTTTGGTCTAAAAGCAACTCAGACTCGGACTgaactaataattattattaccaGTTTAGCTGTGCAGCATTCTTTCTAAGCTTTGCAGTTTATTAAGTAGTTGGTGTGTCATATCAGTGCATTTAGTGTAAGGATTAGTTTTGTAGATAATTGCTATTGAGTGGTAGATATCATCaattttgtatgtaaattTACCTACAGTATTGGACCTAAATATCTTTCAGCTAATGAAATACAGAAATTTGATCATAAAGCAACAGATCAGAGCACCCGAGTTGACAATAAAGACTGCATCCTTCCTGTGTTATGAGTAATTTATCTAACGAATCACAAGTCTTTGTCAGCAACTATGGAATCGAGGCTACTCTGATATGGAAATATACATGCGTGGACTGTTATTGGTTAAATTTATAGCTCGACTTCTACAGGCTCTAACCTCAGGTGATGTTGAAAGCAAACTGACCTAATCTACCTCTTGCATATATGTACTGTCAATATAGAAAAGATAGTGTTTATGGATAAATTGTCACTGAGTATGTAGGTGGCCAGAGAAGGTAGAACGCTAGCATGCGTTAAAGGCACACCCATAAGCAAAATTTGGTCTTCTCTAGacgttgtttgctttgtttctgtgctgctGTATGTCTGGATGTACTCTAAATAATGACTGATAAGAGCTGCTTTTGTGAATTTATGTTTACATGTGGACTTCACATGGTTACGCTGTCAGTGGTTTACAATGTTCCGTCTTTCCGTGGTTCTACGACCTTTGTTCTTCATTGTCTGTGTGAGACAGGATGAGTCATTATAGAATGCTGTATTGTAAGTTTTCCTAAGTTATCCTACTGTTTTCGGTGAGTAACGACCACAACTCTGAAAGCTAGCGAGCGTTAAAGGAACGCCCACAGGCAAATTTGGCTTTTAGCTAGCAAGGCAGTCAAATCGTAACGGTAACTACAGTCAGACAGTCTCCAACTGGTAATAAACCTTATTCTAACCCTGTacagcccctattttgttcactgGGTACTACTTGTGTACATTCTGAACCTGTGCTAGCAGCCCTATTTAGTTCACGCACATTTCTTCCTCTCTACTCACGTTTTCGTGTTTCTTTTCTCCTAGCAAATGTGCTCTAGACACAACAAACTAATAGAGAAAAGTAAACTTGTTCTGGGCAGCAAGTTGCCTATTCTGTCCATTTTCACGCAAACAAAATATTACcaacaaaataggggctgcTCTAGCAGTTTTGttcctattttgttcacagcccctattttgttcacaatTAAGACCTATTACGGTCacagcccctattttgtttACAAGATGTAGCAGTGTTCATGCACAGCCCCTATTTTCTTCACAGCTCCTATTTTGCAATTGTTCACAGCCCCTATTTTTTCACAGCCCTTCTACATTTGTAGTCATCCACACACTACATGCCTATACCTATAGATATACTCACACTGTACATGCACGTATAATTAGCTACATGCCTATACGTGCATGTACAAATGCCCGGTTGACTTTAGAGGGCTCAAGTGGATCTAGGAGGTGACCCAACAGGGGCACTCCTATACCCTTTTGAGACCAAAAGTACAGGGAGAAGAATCAAACAGTTAGGAATTTCCAGTTTCTTGGTGGTATTTTCACCCGATGAGTACAAACTGGTAGTCATGTGTCAGTACCGGATCTCCATTATATTCAATTTTTGCAACGCTTCCAAGCTGGAAAAAGTTTTGACAATTTTgttataactaattaaataattaattttttgtgcGCTTAACTAGTCTATAGATAGGACTGACTGGTATATGCACGCATCCATGCACTAGAAGAATTGACaaagacaattaattaactagagcAAGGAAAACCGGCGAATGAGCCTGCCTAACACTTGAGCTAGATAGATACCATACACTTGTGTTTAGCCAAGAGTTAATTGCTGTGAGTACTTCATACGATACAGAAAAATGCAGTTGTTCTAAACGTCACCTAAAAGgttgatcaattaatttaataacaaaATGCCTTTTGTCCACTAGATTCAAATTCATATTACATGGACATGATATGACTCATGCATACGTAAAGCCTTGGTATCTCGATGTTTGATTAGAGAGATTCGTATTTAAGTAAAGTCTACAACATTTAAGATCACAGCTAtatacaaatgatgggctatagccctgTCTaacccatgccacgctacgcccctgggCACGCCCACATTCTTCTGACAGAAATCATAAAATTAGTACGTGTCATGATGATTGCCTTTAGCAGTGCGAAAATTTGCAGCCACAACAGTAACAGCGTGCTGATTTGAGGCGTCTAAATATACGTAGGAAAGCCAAAACCATGCAATTAGTCAATCGCCTTAAATAGTCTCCCCGTAACGGGGACTCCATTTCCCGGAACTATACACTGTACTTTGTTGAGGGGCTGTGAAGAAAATAGGGGCTGTGCATGAGATCTTGTGAACAAGCTGTGAACAAATTAGGGGCTGTGAACACAATAGGTCTtgcaaacaattaaaataggggctgtgaacaaaataggggctgAGAGAGCAGCCCCTATGTTGTTCATGGGTACTATTTTGTTCGCGTGAAAATCAACACATTAGGCAACTTGCCGTCCAGAAAAAGGTtacttttctctatttctaTGTAGTTAGTTTGCCGTGTCTAGAGCACATTTGCTTCGAGAAAAGAAATTTGTGACACGGAAACGCGAATAGAGAGGAAGAAATgtgcgtgaacaaaataggggctgcTACAACTGGTTCAGAATGCGTAAACAAAATAGTGCCCggtgaacaaaataggagcaaatatgaccAAAATAGGGAcaaatatgaacaaaataggagcTGTACAAGCCCTATTAGGATTCTGACAGTGACTAATGTTCACACTTCCTACCTGTAAAGCAGTCACCTACGGTACACTTACAAGATAGTACGAGTTTCACGTATTCTGCTTGACCCTATAGAGCAAAATCCTAGGAGTTACGAAAGGTGGCAATGCTAATCTGTCAAGTAGGCATGGTCGAATGAATCCGTCGAATGCCGCTTCTACTTCCCCACTTTGGCTGATTACGCCAGGCAAACGTGTGTAAGCGTTGCTTCCACCACGGGAAAGCAAGAAAGTTCATAATAAAGAGAGTCACAAACACTCAAGAGGATATCCGGATGTTGCACTCACAGTGGCTCAAGGCAGATTGAAGTAGGCACATGGTTCAAATACAGGGCTTAGAAGGTGCTTATTGGCTGAATAACAAGACTGCCCAGGTAGCGCTGCACTAGCTTTCTACCTCCTGGGAGGTGGCCAAACTTGATGGCAAGATGGCCATAATTCTGTCCCTGCAATACTGCTActtttcagctatgagccatcaGAAATGGAAGTTTGTAaaagtcgtgtgtgtgtgtgtgtgtgtgtgtgtgtgtgtgtgtgtgtgtgtgtgtgtgtgtgtgtgtgtgtgtgtggctggaTGGGTGGATGGCTGGCTGAGTGGCTATGTTGCTTAAAATGTGTTATGCTTCCAGGGAAGTTAAAATGGTTTGATCAGGGAGCACTATTCCTGTCTGGTTGTTCATAGCAAccacagacaatagacagccagccaaacaCAAAATCCCTTGAACAGTCTAATTCATGTTTGGTCTTGTTGGAAATGAACAGAAACTTACCCATATCTATTGATTAAAGATCTCATTACTTGGTAATTACAGACTCTTTTAGTGGTGTTATGGAATTTGTGGTCACATGAATCGAAAGTCGCTTTGTGCAacagattttacaagtagcatgCTTGGAAGCAAACTGACATCTAAATCCATAATACTTCATGACAAGTTGATGATTTCTTTGGAGGGTTTCTAGGTGTGGAGGCAAGGGTGTGATAACAGCTTCAGATACTACATGTAATGCTAACCTCAATGAGGTGTGTTTTCCAATTAAATTGTGCATGTTTATATGCTGTAGTAACCAGTTGTGTAGACTTAATTGCCACTCTTCCTACAATTGTTTCATATCTGAAGAGTGTTACTCCTTGAATACACAACTACATACAGTGCTGCCTCCACTACATACTGTGTCTTGACATATTGTTGGGTAAATTCATTAACATCAGGCGATAAAGAATGACATTGTAGTTGAAAATCTCTGTTACTGCTACCGATTGCTAATGACAAGGAGGAAGTCCTCACCATATATCTGGGTCACCCATCAATCAGTATCACCGCCATCAAATTAAACTGTAGTCTCAGCTGAGACACATTTCTACACAAGATAGTTAAAACATTGTAACTAAGTTTCATAAAGTAACAACAGATTGTACATCAAACAAAATAATAGAACTTGCCTTCAGTCTCGATTCTTGAAAGCTCACTCTAAGAGATGAGTAGCGATTAATACCTCTTTGACTGCCAGCTGCAGCCATAGCAAATTTTGAACTGTTACGCCTGAAGCTGGTAGGATCAAGACTAATGCTGCTGCTTAGAGGGCGTTGAAGAGTTTTCTGATAAAGGAAACAATGCAGACATACAATGAAATTTAAACATTTGACCAGATCAACACACCCTTTTTGCAACTAGCGTCTCTGCAGACTTCCACTGCCAAGGCAGCTTGTATATATTATGAGCATCATTTTTTCCTTTCCGCCTTGACTGTGAAGATGAACCACGCATCCACCTTTCTTTGCTGTAACCCTGAAACGTTAAATGAAGTAACAATTTAAGTCAATACACAACCATCTGATTCTAACAGCTGTAGTGTCAGTAGCACTGATTATTTCTGGCTGGGCATCTGTGCAAGGCGTGAACATAAGTGAATGATCAGTCTTCTGCATGATGACGACAATATCATCTGGGCTTGCCCGCAAATTTGCAGAAGACCAGCACTTGTGTACAAGAGAACAGCTGCAAAATACCCAATACAGATTATCATCTGGTCACAAACTGAGTAAGAGAAATAGATTACAATTCGGCTGGGCATGATGGGGGAAGATCAATTCTTAGACCATTAGGAACTTTCTCCACCACCTCATGATTAGAATAGCCTTGATATGGAAAGCCACCCATAGTAATGATTTCATACAGAAGAACACCAAAACTCCACACGTCACTCGCAAAAGTGAATAAACCATCGCACAATGACTCAGGTGCCATCCAACGAATAGGTAAGAGCCCTGAACCAATTAATAAGACTACATGACTAGTGGCTCTATGTTTACAAGACATCTGCCCTTACCCATTTTGCTGTATCTGTAGTAATCAGTTCCATCTCCAACCTCTCGTGTCATTCCAAAGTCTCCTAGCTTTGTTAATCTATTCAATGTCACCAAACAGTTTCTTGATGCAATGTCTCTGTAACATTAAGAATTAATGTAATCAAACAATAACATTGTTAAATACGTTTCTAAAGAGCAGTAAAATGACGCTATGAATGTGAAAGGCCATTAAAAGCAATACTATTTACAACATAGTGCTTGGCAAGTTCTCACTTGTTACATTATTTAAGTGTATTGATGATACTACGTCGTAATCTAGACTACCTAGAAAGTCTGGGAAACAAGGCTTGTGAGTAATGCTTCCAATCACAGTATGTTTCAATCATCGCCCCAATGGCATTGTCAACGATTTTCTTCACCTTGCAGTCAATGGAGACACACAATCTGACAGGTGCACAATGTACAATCTGCTTCTTATGTCCCGCTGCTAGTCACAAATTCAATGCTGAAAAGCCACCTTGCAGTGCAATCATTATTGTTCAAATAAATGCCATCCCAACTGCTTTTTACTCACCCTATCATGTGTAGAATACTGTACATTAATTCTCTATTGACTAACATCAAGAATTCTCTACATTTTTAAGTTCCCGTAGACGCACAATCTTTCATTCCTCAATCACAATAGATTTTAAATAGCAGTATCACCAGACAATTATATAGATCTTAATTTTTGTTCTTGATAAATTAAGCAAAAGAAACGTGTAATGAAGCATAATACACTGTGCATATGTTCCTTACCTGTGAATGAGCTGCCTTGAGTGCAAATACTGGACACCTCTTACAACATCAGTTGCTATGTTGTACAAGTCCTCTGACTGTAAACTGTGCTAGAATATCATACACACAGCAAAAGTTTAATGTGAAAAATGTACACTCAATGAACTAGTTTAATATACCCTGTGTGACAACAGGTATGACTTCAAGTCTCCATAAACCATCAGCTCCATCACAATACAAATAGGTTCATCCTTAGTGCAGACACCCAATAGTGACACTATGTTGTCGTTCTTCAACTGCTTCATAGTTTGAGCTTCTTCCAAAAAAACTAACTGCAGAAAGCACAATCATTAACGACTCTATATACCCTCAACTCTACACAATTTGCACAGGTTTAAGAGTGAATTTGTACACTATAAGCATGAGGTCCAAACTATATTAGAGAATTGTTTATAATCTCTTCGCCATGCACAAGACACCTAGTATGGTAAAAGATTTATTGGTTCCTCTTGCTAAAATTGTTGACCTATTCATAGCTGTTTACAGCTCAGCGCTTGCTTGGTTGTGCAGAAACAAAGTTGATTTtgatgttaatttattaaatactTTTCAAATCAAAGTGCACAACATATACGTTTGTCGCATGTTTGCTAGTGTATTTGCTGGTTGCTACGATGTTTCCATTTATACAACCCCTCAGCATTACATTGCTGTGCAGCTCCTTTCCCCACATGACAGTCATCCTATCATCAAACCATGTGACATGTTATCGTTTCCCTACCATACATTAACTTAGTACCAGATAAACAATAGAGCTTATAGTCTTACATGACTACAACATAAAATCAGTAGTGTGGGTCTACCAAACAAACCACAACTACATACTGAATATACATGTATTGGTTATCGTATGATGgcgtgctatatggcttttaccAGCATGAGGGGCAGGGCTATAACCCTGCTCCAAGTGCCAGTAACAGCCATGTAGCATGCTAATCgtacaataaattatttataccaTGATCACATGATGTGTAAGTATCGTGACAGTGTGATAAGAACcggaagtaacttattgcacacttgccaTGCAATATGTCTTAGCACCACCTCAATATGAGCTTGTGACTGGTcgcacatcacgtgaccatggcaTTTATATATTTGCTATGTTAATGAATATAGTATTATACCTTTTCCTCGGCATCTGCTTCTGGCCTGAGTGTCTTTATTGCTATTGGAGTTCTGTCCTCACCATCCACTACCCCAACACCTTCCCCTCCATACACGGCTCCAAAGCAACCTTCACCCAGCTTACGATTTAACTTCAATTTGGTTCGAGGAATTTCAAACTCATCCAAAAACAACAAGGTAGACCGTCGTGTCATTCCATGATCAAAGAGCCCTAATTCTAGCATCCTCTTTTTGGTTAATGCATACTTTCTACGATAGCTTTATCAAGAAATCGAAACAAACGCAAACATGATACTGCAAGCGCATTAAAGGCATTTAATAGAATTTCATACATCATGAATAGAATGATCAAGATGAAAAAGACAACAGCAAATGCTGAAATAAGGAATGCTAATATTACACGTACATCATGAGTGAAACAGAAGAAATCAAAGTACCTGCAGAAGAAACCAGAGCAACTGCATATGCACACCCGTCTAGCCATGCTGCAAGCGCATCAAGTCTGTTACAATGATATGTCTCTTCAATAACATATAAtcacacacaattaattacATTTAACACAGAAGTAAGTATCTGTACATCTTACGAAACGCCTGACTCCCATCTGGCACTTTCTTCCCACAAAACTTATCCCAGTTAATGTTTTGATGAGGATTCATTTGCACATGTCGAGGGGTAATGTTGTAATAACCAATGTCTTTAAAGTCATCATTTACAAACTGGCTTATTACAGATAAAGTTGTTCTTCGAGTGTTGCTTTCAAAATCAACATACCCTGATATTCCATGAAACTGAACTTCCTTAGACATAATGTCCTTTAGTCTCAAACTGCAAAAataacacacatacatgcacatgaATACACATTATGGACATAGATACAGTATAGAGGTAcgtccatgcatgcacacatgacaGCGACAGTAAGAGGAAATCAACATATAGTCAAAGAAACAATATACGTCACTTTCAACGGTGTTGTCATTTCactcaataattattataaacacgtgtgtgcatgcatgtgtgtgtgtgtgtgtgtgtgtgtgtgtgtgtgtgtgtgtgtgtgtgtgtgtgtgtgtgtgtgtgtgtgtgtgtgtgtgtgtgtgtgtaaacgtgTTCAAGCTGCTGAAGTCAAGAGACAGTGTTGTAagcaacaacgacaacaacatTCAACCATCTACCATCAATCCATCTCTACAGTGTCCAACGTGTTACCTATCTTGCAGCTCGAAAGCAGGCCTCGTGTGTCACAAATCCAACataagagacattgaaggtgTCATCACCAAAAAAAGCGGTGAACATACCATCATATATTGGATTGCCTGTACAAACCATGGATcgccaatacaaaccatgcatacctgaccctaaccttaaccttgactctaaccctaatgAAAGGGAGCACTAACAGTGCTGAACCCTAGGCGGGAAATTGACCCCTTTCCAGTTCCGGgtactttggttgtacagtagaattagcaatgtgcttccaaacgcactgcaaagcaggaaacttGTCTAAGCGTGTGTTCCTAGAACACCCAAAGGTTGATTTTAGCCTCATCAATGAGGCACAGGTGTACTACTCCAATAGCAACAACGTCTAGGGTttaacaacaccaaacagttgctgcacatgtaTACTGGCGTACTgtacttgcaagcatgcacaaattaaccacgtgcacgtcactaaaattttagatcCCAAAACTTAGTTATACTGTACCAGTGAATGCACGTTATACATTCCAAATTAAAGTTGTCTACCTGGTCGTTTCCGTCAAGTCGAGTCGGAATTTCCATCCAGTCGCTACTTGTGGTGAGACAACTACTATAACCCTCGCTACGCCTAGGGTTAAAAACTAGAAATCCACAGTTTGTCCATATCCACGCtttgcacaacacacacacacacacacacacacacacacacacacacacacacacacacacacacacacacacacacacacacacacacacacacacagaaggCATATGTAAGATTGTATCCCATCAAAGTAGCCAAAGACAGTGAGAAGGTCGTCACTGATTACAGTGCATTGACATTCCATCATCATATGCAAGAAGTAAAAAGTCAACTACTGGGTGTATTCAAACACAATCTGATTTTCTACCTTGCTTTGTCGTTGTCCACATTAATAAAATCGAGTCTATTCCCATCTTCAAGATACTGATCCAAAGCAATGGCCCATGTTATCATAGCGTCATATGTGTATGTAGCATAGTCTCCTCGAACTAACACCTCTTCTTCTTTTAGTTTTTTCTTTTCCTTCAGTTCATTCTCATATTTCTACAGCaaatcacatcacatcacacactcACTGATGCATAAATCTAACTGTATTACTTTCAGATATGATACATAATCAGATTTCCATTGGCCCACTGTTGTCATCCCACCTGCAATCAGGCTGCTGTTTTGTTCTGAAGTGTAAAACTGGTTTTTCACCGCGAAATAGCCATCAATGGCCTCTTTTACGTCCTCTGGTGTGCAATTTGTTAGATTAATTTCATGTCTACATGAGCCTCCCTTATACCAATCAAAGTCGTACCAACCTGGTAGCACCCACACATAAGCCTTGCCAGATAAACATCTTGTCAGACCCTATAATTACATGCAATTGCTACAAGACGCAATGATATTTACCAAAAGATAACAAACTTGGTGTTTGGCTTCACACATTAAAGAAAGAGCATCACTCTCAATCACATTTGCAATGATGATTCTTATATCTTTGTCTTTCAGCTGTTTTACAACTGCACTTGAATTCCACTTTTCACCACTAGGGTAAGAATTAATCAGTGTTACTTCTTTCGAATCAAAAAAGGTATCATCCGCTATGTCCTTCCAAAAAGTCTCAACTGAAAATTCGAAATAATCACTTTGGACAATAACAGCGAAACGTTTCCATTCATTCGCTTTCATGAAATCCAACTGAGCCCGCTGGATGTGCTTTGCTTGTGGTGCTATTGTCAAGAAGTAAGGATAGTTTGTGCTACTTGCCAATTCAGAAGCCTCAGCTCCATACGAAAGGCTGATCaaatgataatgttttgttgaCAATTTACTGATTGGTATTGCTGAACTAGAGCAACCAGGACCAATAAAACCAACCATCTGTTGCTTTTCACTTTCTAGTAGTATGCTCTCCATAAAAGAGCGTACTCCTTCAGCCAGGTTGCACTGTCCATCAAAGTACTTAACTGACAGCTGGTAACGTGTCCTATTATTGTTGATGGAATCCCTTGCCATTTCAACTGCAGGACGAATGTTGTGACCTTGGCACCATGTGTCTCCACCAAAAGGTAGAATGACACTCAGTGTAATGTTTTCTTTGTCTATATATcaatcacacacaatcaaTCATCAGCCTTGACAATTATAAGTTAAGTCCTTAATTTTTGTGACATTTAATTATGCATTCATTTGTTagtaaattacaaaatttgaaaagcaAACATGTACAGATATAGACAATCAAACCGATATCACCACCACACTATCACAAGCAAATTACAAGCAAGAAGTAGTTTAGATGCCTATGCATCAAACTGTTTAAGTAATATAAGTATCTCACATCATTTCACATTAGAGTCTACACAGCCTCTGCAGACTTGATGTAGTAAACTAGCTAAATTGCACCAACTCCATGCAGTCACTGTAATAAATGACTGAACATGTAATAAAGTCACAAGAGTGACTGTAGTAACTGCTGGTATACACACATCTTCTGGACTGCATGTATATGTGTCGTAGCTACAGAGCAGGAGTTCCTGTATAGAGTGATTACTGCATAAGCCCACTGTCATCCATTTAGTTTACCAATAAAGCCTGAGTTTTCTTGTGCATAACCATACACGTAGCCTCTATCTAAATCTGGCAAAAAATGTTTGTAATGACCAATAGTTTTAGTTGATAATGCGTGTGAAAGTGTATGCTTTTGTCAGCCACAATACTAACATTTCTAGTTTCCACTACCAAAATGTTTTGATCCAGAAGAGGTAGCTATTGCCTCAACAGTAAACACACAGTAACAAAGGAATTCAGAGATGATAATATAGCAACCATGCACTCACATGCAATCACGTGGAAAACATTTATCTGTGTAAGATGAGCTCCTGCATGAACACGCTAATTATTTTTAGACCCTATGCATAAGACTGCCACTCTAGGAGGAAGTCTAAGGGAAGTCCAGGGGGTTAGGAAGTCTATCTCCACAGGCTCTCAATACATTTGCCGTGATAGTGACTACCATAAGTGACACAAATGTTTAAAATTTCTTTCAGTTTGTAGTTTGATTATAGCTAAGAGAAAATTTATGTAATGATAATTAAGTACATTGAATGTATACAGTTTTTAAACCAGGGTGAAGCTTAGTAACAGTTTCTAACGCCTTGAAGAGAACAATATGTGCTGTATCTATAGATAAGTAGGCAATCAGAGGAAATAGAATTtaataaccacgcccatttcccACTTTTCTCTGACTTCTTCTCTACAAAATGCTGCATCAGCATATATCTACACATCCTGCTCGTGGGAATCTTTGTAGTTTGGTGTCCAGACCTATAAATAGTAGAGTTGCTTGCTTACCGTAGCTATAGACGTATTCTGGAAGCCTTTGGCTTACAAAACTTCTAGATTTACAGTAGCCTAGACTAGATGTTCCTACCTATGAATTAGGCTGCatggcatgcatgcagtcttgATCTCTAGCATCCATGCTCAACTGAACTCACTTACCTACGAGCTAGCTATATCTAAACCAACATATGAAAGTGAGTGAGGGTAGCCACTCTCGGTAAAACATGCAACTGGTAGACTAACCTGCAGCTGGAATAGCAGTAGATCTGGAAATAGTAAAACATGAAAAAGAACTGAAGAATGTAACCTGCAGTAACAGCTTGAACAACCCACGTACAGGCATCCTTACTAGGGCGACAACTGAGAGAAGCAACGGTAGTGCAGCGAGTATAATTCGGCTGATGTATTTCCGGTAACCGGTTGCTGCTCCGCCAATCAGAGCAACTAAAAACACCCTACTGGGTGGAACTGTTACTGTCACGCATTGCATAAAAACAACCAAGTGGCTAGAGAGCCGGTACCGGTCCCGGAAGCGGAGGACTTGGAGTGCCGGTGTCACGATAAAAAGTGTCCCCCTACAAAGTGTCCCCCTACAAAAAGTGTCCCCCTACAAAAAGTGTCCCCCTACAAAAAGTGTCCCCCTACAAAAAGTGTCCCCCTACAAAAAGTGTCCCCCTACAAAAAGTGTCCCCCTACAAAAAGTGTCCCCCTACAAAAAGTGTCCCCCTACAAAAAGTGTCCCCCTACAAAAAGTGTCCCCCTACAAAAAGTGTCCCCCTACAAAAAGTGTCCCCCTACAAAAAGTGTCCCCCTACAAAAGTGTCCCCCTACAAAAAGTGTCCCCCTACAAAAAGTGTCCCCCTACAAAAGTGTCCCCCTACAAAAGTGTCCCCCCTACAAAAAGTGTCCCCCTACAAAAAGTGTCCCCCTACAAAAAGTGTCCCCCTACAAAAAGTGTCCCCCCCCGGACACAATTTGTCGGCAGTACGTGACAAATACCGTCCGCCTGCAAAACGTGTCCCCCATGAAAAATTGTGTAGTGGACGTGAACTACCAAATGAGTGAgtgttttgatgacatttgaTGCTATAACGTCTGTGTCTGCGCACACACGCGCttggtgtggtggtgtgtgtgtgtgtgtgtgtgtgtgtgtgtgtgtgtgtgtgtgtgtgtgtgtgtgtgtgtgtgtgtgtgtgtaaattgtTCAAGTTTAGTAAAAATAAAGGTTACTGGTATACCATTCTATTACCATTTTCCAAGACATCCTAGTAATACCTATATACTAGTACTCTGTGCAACCTGTTAGGGGCTCATGAAGACTTCA of the Corticium candelabrum chromosome 7, ooCorCand1.1, whole genome shotgun sequence genome contains:
- the LOC134181823 gene encoding uncharacterized protein LOC134181823, whose product is MPVRGLFKLLLQVTFFSSFSCFTISRSTAIPAADKENITLSVILPFGGDTWCQGHNIRPAVEMARDSINNNRTRYQLSVKYFDGQCNLAEGVRSFMESILLESEKQQMVGFIGPGCSSSAIPISKLSTKHYHLISLSYGAEASELASSTNYPYFLTIAPQAKHIQRAQLDFMKANEWKRFAVIVQSDYFEFSVETFWKDIADDTFFDSKEVTLINSYPSGEKWNSSAVVKQLKDKDIRIIIANVIESDALSLMCEAKHQGLTRCLSGKAYVWVLPGWYDFDWYKGGSCRHEINLTNCTPEDVKEAIDGYFAVKNQFYTSEQNSSLIAGGMTTVGQWKSDYVSYLKKYENELKEKKKLKEEEVLVRGDYATYTYDAMITWAIALDQYLEDGNRLDFINVDNDKASLRLKDIMSKEVQFHGISGYVDFESNTRRTTLSVISQFVNDDFKDIGYYNITPRHVQMNPHQNINWDKFCGKKVPDGSQAFQTYHCNRLDALAAWLDGCAYAVALVSSAAFAVVFFILIILFMIYRRKYALTKKRMLELGLFDHGMTRRSTLLFLDEFEIPRTKLKLNRKLGEGCFGAVYGGEGVGVVDGEDRTPIAIKTLRPEADAEEKLVFLEEAQTMKQLKNDNIVSLLGVCTKDEPICIVMELMVYGDLKSYLLSHRHSLQSEDLYNIATDVVRGVQYLHSRQLIHRDIASRNCLVTLNRLTKLGDFGMTREVGDGTDYYRYSKMGLLPIRWMAPESLCDGLFTFASDVWSFGVLLYEIITMGGFPYQGYSNHEVVEKVPNGLRIDLPPSCPAEFCSLVHKCWSSANLRASPDDIVVIMQKTDHSLMFTPCTDAQPEIISATDTTAGYSKERWMRGSSSQSRRKGKNDAHNIYKLPWQWKSAETLVAKRKTLQRPLSSSISLDPTSFRRNSSKFAMAAAGSQRGINRYSSLRVSFQESRLKKCVSAETTV